The Thermoanaerobaculia bacterium nucleotide sequence CGACCGCCTCCATCCCGGCCACGAAATGCCTCTGCGCGATCGCCTTGGCGCGGTCGCGTCCCTTTTCCGCCGCGGCCGCCTGAGCGGCCTTGAGCACCGCGTTCTGGATGTCTCCGCCCGACACTTCCCAGCGCTCGGCGAGCGCGCGAAAGTCGACGTCCGCCGCGAGCGGCGTCTTCTGGGGGTGGATCTGGGCCCGCCAGATCTTCTCCCGCTCGGCGGCCCTGGGCAGCTCGAACAGGATGTGCGTGCGCACGCGGCGCTCGAACGCGGGATCGAAGTTCGCCGCGAGATTCGTGGCGAAGATCACGACGCCGGGGTAATGCTCGAGCTCCGACAGCAGCACGTTGACCGTGAGGTTCGCCTCGCGCTCGTAGCCCTGCGACAGGTTCGCGAACCGGCGCGCGGCGATCGAATCGGCCTCGTCGAAGAAGAGAACGGCATCGTGTTCCCGCGCCTGGCGGAACGCGGAGACGACGTTCTTCCCGCTCTCGCCGACGAACGCGCTCTCCATCTCGCTGTATCGAACCTTCAGCAGCCGGCGGCCGATCGCGTGCGCCACGGCCTCCGCGCAGATCGTCTTTCCGGTCCCGGGCGGCCCCGCGAAGTGGAAGGCGAGCGCGATGCCGGTCGAGTGCCGTTCTCCGAGCCCCCACTCGTCGAAGATCAGGTGGCGCTTGTCGATCTGGACGAGCGCTTCCTCGAGAGCGCGGCGCGTGCTCTCCGGAAGGATCACGTCGTCGAACGTGCGGCGCGGCAGCACGAGATCGACGACGTCGCGTCGAGGCGCGAACGAGAGGAAGGGCTTGATCATTACGGGAGATTAGAGCAATTCGGGGGCCAGCGGGGCCGGTAATCGGGGGACACGAGTCGCGAGTCACCGAGTCGCAAGTCGCAAGTCGCAAGTCGCGAGTCACCGAGTCGCGGGTCGAGATTCACGGGTGGGACGGGACGTCGCCCCGGGGGGTCCAGACAATACACGAATCGTGTTCCGGGGCCGGCGGACGTCCCGCCGGCCCCTCCGCGCGACGGTCAGAGCGACCGGATGTGGATCGAGCCGCCGCTCGTGTCGAGACGAAGCGAGGGGCCGCCTCCGTTCAGGGTTCCATGGAGAGACTCGCGGGAGTAGGCGCCGTGCGTCATGAGCGGAAGATCGCTCTCGACGCGCTCGGCGTGCGCGTCGATCTCGAGGTGCACCGACGGATCGAGCGAGACGGTGATCCCTCCGCCGGAGCTCTCGATCCGGCCGCCGAGGCCGTTTCCCTTCGCGAACGCGACCTCGACTCCGCCCCCCGACGTGTCGGCCTCGACCCGCCCGCCCGCGTCGAAGATGCGGATCGGACCGCCGGAGCTGTGCGCCTTGAGGTCGCCGGTGACGCTGTCGATCCGCACCGAGCCTCCGCTGGTTTCCGCATCGAGCGATCCCCGGATGCGCCCCGCTTCGATCGATCCGCCGGAGGTCCGTACCCGGGCCTTGCCGGCGACGTCGTGCACGTGGACGGAGCCGCCCGAGGTGTCCCCGTCGAGGTCCGCCGAAAGGTCGTCGACCGTGAGGCTCCCCCCGGAAGTGCGGAGCTTGGCGGGGCGTTTCAGCGCCGACAGACGGATCGAACCGCCGGCGGTGTGGATGTCGACGGCGGTGTCGGAGGGAACTTCCACGCTCACGTCGACGCGTCCGTGGAACCCGTCGAACCACGAGTGATGCCGGTACTTGGCGGTGACCGACGCCTCTCCCGGCTTTTCGTCGAAGTCGAATCGCAGGACCTCCTCGAGGTCGCTCCGGCTCGAGTCGAAGACGACGTGAGCTCCCGACCCGGCCTTTCCCCGGACGACGACGGCGCCCACGTCGGAATCGAGCCGGAACGTGCCGCCGGGTTCGAGCTTGAGCGTCCGTTCGACGCGGGAAGCGGCGGAAACCGTTGATGCGGCGGCAAGAACCAGGACGGGGAAGAGAAAGCGAGGCTTCATCGTGACCCCCTCTGTTCCCTCTGACGCAGGGAGCAGCGAAAAGTTTCCGGGATTTTGCCGGCGCGATGTCCCGGGCCTCGCCGTTCACCGATGACGAGAACGGTGAGACGGGTGCCACGCCGCGACGAACTCGAGCCTTCGGCGGGGGACTCACGGCGCCGCCCCGGGGGCAGGGCTCGATCTTGGAGAACGCACGTCATCGCGTCTGCCAACGGATTAACGGATACCGCGAATCGCGCCGCGGCCCTGGCGGCCGGTCTAAAATGATCTCAGGGCCCGAACCTCTCGTTGCGGCGGCCTCGCCGCCGAATCACCCTCGTTCGGGAACCGAGGAGAATCGTCGCGGGTGTTTGCAAGGCCTTGAATGGGATTGGGGGGTACGGGATCGGGCGACCGCGCCCGTGATCGTCGTCGAGTCCTCGTGGGCCACGGGGAAAGGAACGAGAAAAACACCATGACGACGAGCGAGTCTCGAAAAGGAAAGTCTCCATCCCGGCTGATCGACGAGAGGATCGAGGAGCTGGGCGACTGGCGGGGCAGGATGCTCTCCCGGCTCCGCGACCTGATCAGGCAAGCCGACCCCCAGGTGGTCGAGGAGTGGAAGTGGCGCGGCGTTCCGGTGTGGTCTCACGACGGATTGATCTGCACCGGCGAGACGTACAAGGGCGTCGTGAAGATGACCTTTGCCAGGGGGGCGGCCCTCGAGGACCCATCCGGCCTCTTCAATGCCAGCCTCGACGGCAACACCCGGCGCGCCATCGACATTCGCGAGGGAGAGAAGATCGACGAGAAGGCATTGAAGGCTCTCGTTCGCGCGGCGGTGGCGCTCAACGCCTCCCGCGCCCATGGCCGATCGAGGTGAAGGCAACCATTTTCGATCTGCGGCGACGAGCAGATTCGCGGACCCGCGGGAGACGAGGGGGAGTCGCCCGAGCCGGCCGTCGGGCCTTCCTCCCGGCACTGGCCGCCGGAGTCCCTCGGCGGCGATCGTCATCACGCGGAACATCTCGTGGGCGCGGGCGGGGCGCCGGGTGCGGGCCGCCGAATTCCCGCCATCCGGCGGCGAAATCCAGAGGGAGGTGATCTCATGCTGGCTTCGCTCAACCTTCATGTCCTCACGGTTCTGGCCACGACCAGTCTCGTGGTCGGCGCGGTGATATTCGTTCCGACGTGGCGCATTCTCACGAAGACCGGCTACTCGGGATGGTATGCCCTCGTCTTTCTCTTGCCGATTTTCAACGTCCTGGGGTTGTGGATGTTCGCTTTTGCCGAGTGGCCGATCGAGCGAAAGTCGGCGGCCATCGACGGCCACGGTCGCGCATGACCGGCCGGCCCCCCTCCATCTCTTCGCGGGGAATGGCGTGCGGTACCCTTCGACTCCGCCGGGGAAGGGAGAATGGCTGAGGCGCCGCGTTTCGATCCGGCGCGAACCGCCGTCCTCAGCATGGACCTCCAGTCGGCGATCGTGGCCATTTACGTCAAGGACCCGGACGACTTCCTTTCGCGAGTCGTTCGCGTGCTGGATTGCGCTCGTGCCGCCGCCATGAGGGTCATCCACGTGAGGGTCGGTTTCCGGGCCGGTCTGCCCGAGGTCAGCTCCCGCAATCGGCTCTTCGGCGCCGTCAAGCAGTCCGCGCAACACCAGAAGCTGTTTTCCGGACCAACGGGAGAGATCCACTCCGCCGTGGCTCCCCGGGGGGACGACGTCGTGATCACGAAGCACCGCGTCAGCGCGTTCGCCGGGACGGACCTCGACCAGATCCTGCGTGCCAACGACATCGATACGCTCGTCCTCATGGGCATCGCCACGAGCGGCGTCGTGCTCTCCACGGCACTGGAGGCTTCCGACGCCGACTACCGCCTGGTCGTCGTCGGGGACTGCTGCGCCGACCTGGACCGAGACCTCCACGCCTGCCTCCTCGAAAAGATGCTTCCGGGCCGAGCGACGGTCCTCTCCAGCGCGGAATTCGTCGAGGCGATGACCTAGGCGATGCCCCGCGCTGTCTCCATGCCCCATCCGGCGTCGCCGTCGCCCGTTATTCCGCGTCGGCGGACACATCGATGACCATCCGGGATCTGGATCACGTCCAGGTTGCCATCCCGGAGGGCGAAGAAGAAAGGGCGCGTGATTTCTACGGCGGAATCCTCGGCCTCCGGGAGCTGCCCAAACCCGCCAGCCTGGCGAGACGGGGCGGCGTGTGGTTCGCCGTCGGTTCCCGACAGCTCCACCTCGGCGTCGATGTCGATTTCCGGCCGGCGACGAAGGCTCATCCGGCGTTCCGGGTTCGCGATCTGGCGCGGCTCGTCGAGCGTTGCCGCCGGGCGAATGTCCCGGTCATGGACGATGAGCCGCTGGCCGGCTGCGTCCGCGTTTACCTGGCCGATCCGTTCGGAAATCGCATCGAGCTCCTTCAGCCTCTTTCCGGCGATGAAGACCGAGAGCGATTGAACGGGTGCCGGCGGCGTCGCGCCGGCGGGAGGGGAGTCGGCAGATGATGGCGGCCCGGTCGGATCGCTCGTTCGAGGAGCCGCGGCGCCGCCGCCCGACCCTGCCCGCGACGCTCCTCGGCGGTCAGGACGGCAACGAGGTCCGCGAGCCGTTCGCCGCGCCCGACGGTCTCGCGAGCGCGAGTCGGAGCTCGCCCGAGAGCCGATCGAGCTTCTCGTGGAGCTCCGCGATCTCCACTTCCGCCTTCACGTTGATTTCGTAGTCCGCCTCGCTGCGGATCCGGTCCTTCGCGTCCTGTCGGTTCTGGCTCATCATGATGACCGGGGCCTGCAGGGCGGCCAGCATCGAGAGCACGAGGTTCAGCAGGATGAACGGGTACGGGTCCCAGCTCTTCTTCGCCGCCATGTTCGCGGTGATCCAGACCAGCATCATCGAGAGGAAGAGGATGATGAACTTCCAGCTGCCACCGAACGCCGCGACGGCGTCGGCGATGCGGTTCCCGACGGTCTCGCGCTCCTGGATGATCTCGTTCGGGTTCTGGATCCGATGCTTCAGGAGAGCGTCGGCGCGGCGGATCCTCTTCGTCAAGGCAGCGAGCACGTCGAGCGCCGCGTCGGGCTTGCGCTTCAGGAAATCGAGGAACTCGTCTCGCTCGAGGACGAGGGCTTCGACGTCGGTCAGGGCCACCGCACCGGCCGAGCGGTTCCCGCCGTCGAACAGAGAGAGCTCGCCGAAGAGCTCGCCGGGCTCCACGACGTCGACGACGAGCTTCTCCCCCGATTCATCGACGACCGAGAGCTCCACCCGTCCCTGGCGGAGAACGTAGCAGACTCCCCCCAGGTCGTGCTCGTGGAAGAGGCGCTCGCCGGCGGAGAAGTGCGCCTCCTCGGTGAGCGCGGCAACGGCGGCCCGCTCGTC carries:
- a CDS encoding AAA family ATPase, whose amino-acid sequence is MIKPFLSFAPRRDVVDLVLPRRTFDDVILPESTRRALEEALVQIDKRHLIFDEWGLGERHSTGIALAFHFAGPPGTGKTICAEAVAHAIGRRLLKVRYSEMESAFVGESGKNVVSAFRQAREHDAVLFFDEADSIAARRFANLSQGYEREANLTVNVLLSELEHYPGVVIFATNLAANFDPAFERRVRTHILFELPRAAEREKIWRAQIHPQKTPLAADVDFRALAERWEVSGGDIQNAVLKAAQAAAAEKGRDRAKAIAQRHFVAGMEAVVAAKNTMRQSVFVDGASGASSSPGRIDAIEQALGELRSAMGRGTAGGRRATALLLALALGAAAAAGWAVAALHLFR
- a CDS encoding DUF1801 domain-containing protein gives rise to the protein MTTSESRKGKSPSRLIDERIEELGDWRGRMLSRLRDLIRQADPQVVEEWKWRGVPVWSHDGLICTGETYKGVVKMTFARGAALEDPSGLFNASLDGNTRRAIDIREGEKIDEKALKALVRAAVALNASRAHGRSR
- a CDS encoding isochorismatase family cysteine hydrolase, whose product is MAEAPRFDPARTAVLSMDLQSAIVAIYVKDPDDFLSRVVRVLDCARAAAMRVIHVRVGFRAGLPEVSSRNRLFGAVKQSAQHQKLFSGPTGEIHSAVAPRGDDVVITKHRVSAFAGTDLDQILRANDIDTLVLMGIATSGVVLSTALEASDADYRLVVVGDCCADLDRDLHACLLEKMLPGRATVLSSAEFVEAMT
- a CDS encoding VOC family protein, encoding MTIRDLDHVQVAIPEGEEERARDFYGGILGLRELPKPASLARRGGVWFAVGSRQLHLGVDVDFRPATKAHPAFRVRDLARLVERCRRANVPVMDDEPLAGCVRVYLADPFGNRIELLQPLSGDEDRERLNGCRRRRAGGRGVGR
- a CDS encoding DUF1003 domain-containing protein — encoded protein: MPTNADLLRDIPLFQTMDDDERAAVAALTEEAHFSAGERLFHEHDLGGVCYVLRQGRVELSVVDESGEKLVVDVVEPGELFGELSLFDGGNRSAGAVALTDVEALVLERDEFLDFLKRKPDAALDVLAALTKRIRRADALLKHRIQNPNEIIQERETVGNRIADAVAAFGGSWKFIILFLSMMLVWITANMAAKKSWDPYPFILLNLVLSMLAALQAPVIMMSQNRQDAKDRIRSEADYEINVKAEVEIAELHEKLDRLSGELRLALARPSGAANGSRTSLPS